From the Hypomesus transpacificus isolate Combined female chromosome 24, fHypTra1, whole genome shotgun sequence genome, the window GCATGGGCGGCTACAGCGCCACCCTGGACCGCGCCTACAGGCAGGGGGGCGGGATCCCCGACTACCCCATGGCCACCGTGCCCAGGAACTACCACTACGCCCCCTCGGGGGGCTACGACGACTACAGGGCGGGGCCCCCCTCGGACACCTACGCCAGCCTGAGCAGAGGCACGCGCATGGACGACAGATACAGGTGAGGGGCGGGCTGAAAGGACTGGCTGCTCTCGGCCCAGAGCAGCCCGACGGCGTCCGTACCATCTGTTGGTCATGAGAAATTCTATGGTGCCTATTGTATTGATAACACGTTTCTCTTCATTGTTCTCTGTGAATcatctcactccctcccttcctggtctctctttcctctcatgTTGCctgtctttccttctttctttctcgctcttCATCACTCTttctcgccctccctccttccctccctccaggcccaTGGACGGTTACAGGACCCTGGACTCTGGCTACCGCGCCCCCAGCCGGCAGCAGCTGGACCCGTACGGCGCCCAGCCCCAGGTGAGCCGCGCGGTGCGGGGCGTGGGCAGCGCCCTGGAGCTGGGGGGCATGCGCTACGCGCCGGCGCCCTACGGCATGGAGGACGACCAGCGCAGCCTTGGCTACGACGACATGGACTACAGCATGGCGCCGCCGCCCATGCACCCGGGCTACGGAACCATGCCCCGTCTGGGGGGCGTAGTCCCGGGCACGCTGGACAGACGCAGGCTCaggttggcacacacacacacacgcattacaTGATGTgtactatatatatacagacGTTCACTTGTtgtgagaaccccccccccccccgtctgatctttcccccccccctcccccaggagctGTGAGGACACACTAGACGGCGACATGGGCGGGGTGGACCCCTACGCCTGGGGCGTTCCCATGGCGATGGAGCGGGGCAGCATGGCGTCGCTGGACAGCACCCTGAGGAAGGGCCCCCCCGGCTCCTGGAGGCAGCCCGAGCTGCCCGAGGTGATCGCTATGCTCAACTACCGCCTGGACCCCGTCAAGACCAACGCCGCCGCCTTCCTGCAGCACCTCACCTTCAAGAACGACAAGGTAACGCACGCTCCTTCACCCCTACGGAGCCATACCAAGGTGATGTGTGCAGTgctgatgaggtgtgtgtgcgtgtccgtccAGGTGAAGTCGGAGGTGCGGCGTCTGAAGGGCATCCCCTCCCTGGTGTCCCTGCTGGACCACCCCAAGAAGGAGGTGCACCACTCGGCCTGCGGGGCGCTCAAGAACATCTCGTACGGACGCGACCATGACAACAAGATCGCCATCAAGAACTGCGACGGCGTCCCCGCCCTGGTCCGCCTGCTGAGGAAGACCAGGGACCAGGACCTCACCGACACCATCACAGGTACCCCTGTTACTACTGATACTAGTATTGTTACTAGTACTGTTACTACTGATACTAGTActgttactgctgctgctgttactacTGATACTAGTACTGTTACTATTGATACTAGTACTGTTACTACTGCTGCTGTTACTACTGCTTTCACTACTGATAGTGTAGTATTACTGCTACTATTAGGACTACTTCTATGTGGTAGTGTTTGGGCTAGTACTGTCAGTACCCCAGCCACTGCTAGGAGCTGGTGGTGACCACTGCTGCGTCTCCTTCCAGGCACGCTGTGGAACCTGTCGTCTCATGACTCGGTGAAGATGGAGATCGTGGACCACGCCCTGCACGCCCTGGCGGACGAGGTGATGGTGCCCCACTCGGGCTGGGAGCGGGGGAGCGACGGGGGCGAGGAGAGCTGCAAGCCCCGCCACCTGGAGTGGGAGACGGCCCTCACCAACACAGCTGGCTGCCTCAGGTATGGAGAGAGACccggggaggggcaggagagggctggaatgggggggggggggggagagagggagagagagaaggcgtagagggaggcacagaggctgaaggaggagagggggtttgTGGGTGTAGAATCTGCAGACGGAGCCATGTCAGCCGGCTAGCTGGAGTGTCGCTAGAGTGTCGCTAGAGTGCTGTTCTCTGCTTCTCAGGAACGTGAGTTCAGAACGCAGCGAAGCCCGACGCAAGCTGAGGGAATGCTCGGGATTGGTGGACTCGCTCATGTACATTGTCCAGTCACAGATCAACCGCAAAGACGTGGACAACAAGGTATCCCGCACTGTGCTTCTCCAGAATTCACGATATAGCCAAAATGACCAATGCACATGCTCGAGGACTGTACAAGTACATTTGACACTTAATCTAGACCCCTTCATTTCCCCTCCACGCCCtccttctcttgttctctccctgcctctcctagCTGGTGgagaacagtgtgtgtctgctgaggAACCTGTCCTATCAGGTGCACCGCGAAGTCCCCGGCCACGAGCGCTACCTGGAGGCCACGCCCCTGAATCAGGGTCCCGCCCCCAGCGCCAACAAGGCCAGCTGCTTTGGCTCGCGGAAGGGCAAAGGTCAGTCGCGAGTCCCCTCCGTCAGGTCGCCCGGAGAGACACGGGGCaggaaaagggggaggagagagagaaagagagatgagggggcGCCGTGTTGTCTTCAGAGCGGATTGCGCACCCAAATGCGTTTTGAAAtcgtgggggcggggggaggcttGGTTTCGGTCTTGTGGACGGGATTGGTTTGTGCTTGGAAGGTGGCGGTGGCACTCCTTTTCTGTTTTCAAACttctcctgtctttctctcctccctctctctctcatccccctctccacccgtTCCTGGGTTTCTGCCGTGTTTTTAGATGAGTGGTTTGCCAAAGGTAAGATGCTGTCATCTGGATGCACCAGCCAGTCTCGACAGTAGCCGTACTAACGCGGTGCAGGCTCCAATCTAACACACCAGCCGAACGCTGTCCAGCCTGCTTGGAATCCCAGTAGATTTGCACTTAATCCTTAGTGCATGTGCTCCCATGATATGACTAAACAGttcctggagggggagggaaaaagaaaacatttaaaagtgtAACTTCAAGCTCGTCTTGAAAGCATGACCTCCAATTACCTTTTTCTAAATGCTTCTCCCGTCCTCTCTCCGTCTACCTCTTCaggaaagaaagatggagatgATGGAGGTGCAGATCAGGTGGACATTCCCAAGAGGCAAACACCTGCCAAAGGTGGGTCTACCTATTCCAGTTCCTCCTGGAATATTCGATACGGAATAGCTCGTCAGTGTTCCAGCCTCATCATTTtcccccatgtgtgtgtggcaggctaCGAGCTCCTGTTCCAGCCCGAGGTGGTGCGTGTGTACACCTCCCTGCTGCAGGAGAGCCAGAACCCCTCTGTCCTGGAGGCTGCTGCCGGGGCCGTCCAGAACCTCTGTGCCGGCCGCTGGACCGtgagtcctccctccctcccttcctcctcctcctcctttccccaccACTGTCGCTGTGTGTCAGCCCTCCTAAAGGCACGCTCGTAGGAGCTGGGTTTGGCTGTTAGGAGCAGGGCCGAGAGTTTCTCTGTTCCTGTactttgaaaatgtcaaatgAGTCATTTCAGAGTGGTGGGTGATTTGGAGGATAGCCTTGGCAACGACTTTCTTTCTATGATGTTGTATTTTTCTTCCAACTTAACTCGCGTGTACGACCAGCCTCCCCTCTTTTACGAGCGACGCCTCGTGAACCGTGCATCGCTCAACCAaggctcccccctctcttcccccagtACGGGCGCTACATCCGGGCCACGGTGCGTCTGGAGAAGGGGCTGCCCATGATGGCCGAGCTGCTGGCCCACGGGAACGACCGTGTGGTCAGGGCCATGTCCGGGGCCCTGAGGAACCTGGCCATCGACAACCGCAACCGCGAGCTGCTGGGTAAGACCACAGGGTCGGTGACCATAAATGGTCACAAACTCATGTGATTGTTTGGCTAATTATTGTTCCCGTATTTCATTGATGTTATTTATTTAGAGTGTATCGTAAAGGATTCTGGAACCTTGTTCACGGTCACTCATTGTGCCTTTCTGGTCGTCCTCCCCCCGCAGGCAAGCACGCGGTGCCCCACCTAGTGGCCGACCTGCCGGGGGGCCAGAGCCAGTCTGCACGCCCCCTGTCCGAGGAGACGGTGGTGTCCGTACTGAGCACGCTCACCGAGGTGCTCGGCAACAGCCTGGAGGCAGCCAAGACCCTTCGGGCCTCCCAGGGCATCGAGAGGCTGGTGCTCATCAACAAGGATgggtgagggggaaggagggggcgtGGGGCGTTTGTGGGCGCTCTGTCGGAGAGAAGTCGGATAGATGCTTCCATGGGCATCACAGGCGGTTGCatcattaaaaaaataacatgacataaGCAGGAGTGTGTTTGGTAACCGCGTGCGCGCGTGCGTCCACAGCAAGCGCTCGGACCGCGAGGCGCGCGGGGCGGGGCAGGTGCTGCAGCTGGTGTGGGGCCACAAGGAGCTGCGGAAGCCGCTGGAGAAGGACGGCTGGAAGAAGAGCGACTTCATGGCGACCCTGGGCCCCAGCACCAACGGCCCCAGCCGGGCCAACGGCGGCTACGAGGACAGCACTCTGCCGCTGCtggacagaggtgtgtgtgtgtgtgtgttgagagaggTGTAAACACCTGCCTGTCAGATGTCCCCCCTCAGTTGAGGCTTCCAAGGGCCACGTTGTAACCGGGTTGTCTTGGTTCTTCCTccacaggagagaagagggacatCATCCCACTCAACGACCTAGGCCCTGGTGAGTGttcttagaaacacacacacacactccaaaacaTGCCCCCTCTCTTCAAGCGAGTGCCGTCAGCCTTCTGGAACTGTTGATCCTCATCAGGAGTCATGAAGGCGTTCTGTGTGCTCTGACCCCCTTGACGTGTGGGGATGCAAATGATTTTCCACTGTTGTAGAATACTCTAATCTGTGCTCTGGCCTCAACACGGTTTCATtgtttccctgcctccctgcgtCTTGCAGAAGCCTACTCTACactggaccagagagagaggagacacactCTAGACAACACTCTGGACAACACAGACACTTTAAAGGTGACccacacaagagagagagacccctcGCAGAACAAGGCCAGATGTACACTCCCCAGCCCTCACTGACCTACACTAACCCCTATTTCACCCACCAAATCCTTTTCCAAACGATTCCTTTCCACTTTTACCGGTTGACGTTCACCTCTCCCCATTTTTAACCGTTTCACTTGTTCACACTCgctccctgtctttctgtttctctctctctctctgtgtgtgtctcagcgaGGGGTCTATGGGGGCAGAAAGGGCTCCTTGCCCCTCCTGGATTCCTACGATGGttaggcccctccctctcccccctctctctgcatgtTACAGC encodes:
- the LOC124486487 gene encoding catenin delta-1-like isoform X4 translates to MVDPAHGALDESYTPEDDSQEAHSVFSEEGTARRADNGIRKVVTSRTVIPDSMSIDGGLSVSGMGGYSATLDRAYRQGGGIPDYPMATVPRNYHYAPSGGYDDYRAGPPSDTYASLSRGTRMDDRYRPMDGYRTLDSGYRAPSRQQLDPYGAQPQVSRAVRGVGSALELGGMRYAPAPYGMEDDQRSLGYDDMDYSMAPPPMHPGYGTMPRLGGVVPGTLDRRRLRSCEDTLDGDMGGVDPYAWGVPMAMERGSMASLDSTLRKGPPGSWRQPELPEVIAMLNYRLDPVKTNAAAFLQHLTFKNDKVKSEVRRLKGIPSLVSLLDHPKKEVHHSACGALKNISYGRDHDNKIAIKNCDGVPALVRLLRKTRDQDLTDTITGTLWNLSSHDSVKMEIVDHALHALADEVMVPHSGWERGSDGGEESCKPRHLEWETALTNTAGCLRNVSSERSEARRKLRECSGLVDSLMYIVQSQINRKDVDNKLVENSVCLLRNLSYQVHREVPGHERYLEATPLNQGPAPSANKASCFGSRKGKDEWFAKGKKDGDDGGADQVDIPKRQTPAKGYELLFQPEVVRVYTSLLQESQNPSVLEAAAGAVQNLCAGRWTYGRYIRATVRLEKGLPMMAELLAHGNDRVVRAMSGALRNLAIDNRNRELLGKHAVPHLVADLPGGQSQSARPLSEETVVSVLSTLTEVLGNSLEAAKTLRASQGIERLVLINKDGKRSDREARGAGQVLQLVWGHKELRKPLEKDGWKKSDFMATLGPSTNGPSRANGGYEDSTLPLLDRGEKRDIIPLNDLGPEAYSTLDQRERRHTLDNTLDNTDTLKRGVYGGRKGSLPLLDSYDG
- the LOC124486487 gene encoding catenin delta-1-like isoform X1, whose translation is MEQCESAAALLESVREQEVQFEQLTRALEEERRRVGLPSPSSRPLPHTQNGRLGDADIERLKLTDGYINGTQYRMVDPAHGALDESYTPEDDSQEAHSVFSEEGTARRADNGIRKVVTSRTVIPDSMSIDGGLSVSGMGGYSATLDRAYRQGGGIPDYPMATVPRNYHYAPSGGYDDYRAGPPSDTYASLSRGTRMDDRYRPMDGYRTLDSGYRAPSRQQLDPYGAQPQVSRAVRGVGSALELGGMRYAPAPYGMEDDQRSLGYDDMDYSMAPPPMHPGYGTMPRLGGVVPGTLDRRRLRSCEDTLDGDMGGVDPYAWGVPMAMERGSMASLDSTLRKGPPGSWRQPELPEVIAMLNYRLDPVKTNAAAFLQHLTFKNDKVKSEVRRLKGIPSLVSLLDHPKKEVHHSACGALKNISYGRDHDNKIAIKNCDGVPALVRLLRKTRDQDLTDTITGTLWNLSSHDSVKMEIVDHALHALADEVMVPHSGWERGSDGGEESCKPRHLEWETALTNTAGCLRNVSSERSEARRKLRECSGLVDSLMYIVQSQINRKDVDNKLVENSVCLLRNLSYQVHREVPGHERYLEATPLNQGPAPSANKASCFGSRKGKDEWFAKGKKDGDDGGADQVDIPKRQTPAKGYELLFQPEVVRVYTSLLQESQNPSVLEAAAGAVQNLCAGRWTYGRYIRATVRLEKGLPMMAELLAHGNDRVVRAMSGALRNLAIDNRNRELLGKHAVPHLVADLPGGQSQSARPLSEETVVSVLSTLTEVLGNSLEAAKTLRASQGIERLVLINKDGKRSDREARGAGQVLQLVWGHKELRKPLEKDGWKKSDFMATLGPSTNGPSRANGGYEDSTLPLLDRGEKRDIIPLNDLGPEAYSTLDQRERRHTLDNTLDNTDTLKRGVYGGRKGSLPLLDSYDG
- the LOC124486487 gene encoding catenin delta-1-like isoform X3; protein product: MEQCESAAALLESVREQEVQFEQLTRALEEERRRVGLPSPSSRPLPHTQNGRLGDADIERLKLTDGYINGTQYRMVDPAHGALDESYTPEDDSQEAHSVFSEEGTARRADNGIRKVVTSRTVIPDSMSIDGGLSVSGMGGYSATLDRAYRQGGGIPDYPMATVPRNYHYAPSGGYDDYRAGPPSDTYASLSRGTRMDDRYRPMDGYRTLDSGYRAPSRQQLDPYGAQPQVSRAVRGVGSALELGGMRYAPAPYGMEDDQRSLGYDDMDYSMAPPPMHPGYGTMPRLGGVVPGTLDRRRLRSCEDTLDGDMGGVDPYAWGVPMAMERGSMASLDSTLRKGPPGSWRQPELPEVIAMLNYRLDPVKTNAAAFLQHLTFKNDKVKSEVRRLKGIPSLVSLLDHPKKEVHHSACGALKNISYGRDHDNKIAIKNCDGVPALVRLLRKTRDQDLTDTITGTLWNLSSHDSVKMEIVDHALHALADEVMVPHSGWERGSDGGEESCKPRHLEWETALTNTAGCLRNVSSERSEARRKLRECSGLVDSLMYIVQSQINRKDVDNKLVENSVCLLRNLSYQVHREVPGHERYLEATPLNQGPAPSANKASCFGSRKGKDEWFAKGKKDGDDGGADQVDIPKRQTPAKGYELLFQPEVVRVYTSLLQESQNPSVLEAAAGAVQNLCAGRWTYGRYIRATVRLEKGLPMMAELLAHGNDRVVRAMSGALRNLAIDNRNRELLGKHAVPHLVADLPGGQSQSARPLSEETVVSVLSTLTEVLGNSLEAAKTLRASQGIERLVLINKDGKRSDREARGAGQVLQLVWGHKELRKPLEKDGWKKSDFMATLGPSTNGPSRANGGYEDSTLPLLDRGEKRDIIPLNDLGPEAYSTLDQRERRHTLDNTLDNTDTLKKN
- the LOC124486487 gene encoding catenin delta-1-like isoform X2, which encodes MEQCESAAALLESVREQEVQFEQLTRALEEERRRVGLPSPSSRPLPHTQNGRLGDADIERLKLTDGYINGTQYRMVDPAHGALDESYTPEDDSQEAHSVFSEEGTARRADNGIRKVVTSRTVIPDSMSIDGGLSVSGMGGYSATLDRAYRQGGGIPDYPMATVPRNYHYAPSGGYDDYRAGPPSDTYASLSRGTRMDDRYRPMDGYRTLDSGYRAPSRQQLDPYGAQPQVSRAVRGVGSALELGGMRYAPAPYGMEDDQRSLGYDDMDYSMAPPPMHPGYGTMPRLGGVVPGTLDRRRLRSCEDTLDGDMGGVDPYAWGVPMAMERGSMASLDSTLRKGPPGSWRQPELPEVIAMLNYRLDPVKTNAAAFLQHLTFKNDKVKSEVRRLKGIPSLVSLLDHPKKEVHHSACGALKNISYGRDHDNKIAIKNCDGVPALVRLLRKTRDQDLTDTITGTLWNLSSHDSVKMEIVDHALHALADEVMVPHSGWERGSDGGEESCKPRHLEWETALTNTAGCLRNVSSERSEARRKLRECSGLVDSLMYIVQSQINRKDVDNKLVENSVCLLRNLSYQVHREVPGHERYLEATPLNQGPAPSANKASCFGSRKGKGKKDGDDGGADQVDIPKRQTPAKGYELLFQPEVVRVYTSLLQESQNPSVLEAAAGAVQNLCAGRWTYGRYIRATVRLEKGLPMMAELLAHGNDRVVRAMSGALRNLAIDNRNRELLGKHAVPHLVADLPGGQSQSARPLSEETVVSVLSTLTEVLGNSLEAAKTLRASQGIERLVLINKDGKRSDREARGAGQVLQLVWGHKELRKPLEKDGWKKSDFMATLGPSTNGPSRANGGYEDSTLPLLDRGEKRDIIPLNDLGPEAYSTLDQRERRHTLDNTLDNTDTLKRGVYGGRKGSLPLLDSYDG